Proteins encoded by one window of Clostridium perfringens:
- a CDS encoding TrkA C-terminal domain-containing protein, translating to MVLVLTFILFLMIFLIIVDFFAILFRLTGVPIEKARFQVTSLLTGTGFTTKESEIIVQHPTRRKLAIWLMGFSYASTATIISFAVNIITSSVIDVGSIAVIVLFIIFVLFFHKSSLLEKFENKIEKFIVQSKIWDKINSKHLTLITNTKGFGVYEIYLSNKATLIGKSIRDSDLKANEIEVLNIDKGDKFVNFPTPDYTFEVCDKVTVYGNVKNIKAMFKHINEVK from the coding sequence GTGGTTTTAGTACTTACATTTATTTTATTTTTAATGATATTTTTAATAATAGTAGATTTCTTTGCTATATTATTTAGACTTACAGGGGTGCCAATAGAAAAAGCCAGATTTCAAGTTACATCTCTTTTGACAGGAACAGGTTTCACAACAAAAGAAAGTGAGATAATAGTTCAACATCCTACTAGAAGAAAGCTTGCTATTTGGCTTATGGGATTTAGTTATGCCAGTACAGCAACTATTATATCTTTTGCAGTAAATATAATAACTAGTAGTGTCATAGATGTAGGTTCCATAGCTGTAATTGTTCTTTTTATTATATTTGTTTTGTTTTTTCATAAAAGTTCTTTATTAGAAAAGTTTGAAAATAAAATTGAGAAATTTATTGTTCAATCTAAAATTTGGGACAAGATTAATTCAAAGCATTTAACTTTAATAACTAACACTAAAGGCTTTGGAGTTTATGAAATATATCTTTCAAACAAGGCAACACTTATTGGAAAGAGCATAAGAGATAGTGATCTTAAAGCAAATGAAATAGAAGTTTTAAATATAGATAAAGGGGATAAGTTTGTTAATTTCCCAACTCCTGATTATACTTTTGAAGTTTGTGATAAGGTAACAGTGTATGGTAATGTAAAAAATATAAAGGCTATGTTTAAGCATATAAATGAAGTTAAATAA
- a CDS encoding 4-hydroxybutyrate dehydrogenase: MKLLSLNTEILGFDTSSEFAKELNLNEKDLVFTNRRIYEGSFKSLDLKCNYVLKDKYNFNEPNDEIIDEIFKDIKNIDFNRVIAIGGGSILDVGKLLALKDVDSTKKLFKRELPIIRDKELIIVPTTCGTGSEVTNISIVEIKSENTKLGLAVDELYADKGVLIPELCKTMPYKAFVYSSIDALIHSIEGFLSPNSTPYTDLFAFKAIEMILSGYKEIIEKGEEYRNTIMDKFLIASNYAGIAFGNAGVGAVHALSYPLGGKYHVPHGEANYQFLMAVLNFYKKNNGDGKISELTKLISSIINAKEEDCYLELENLLNNLIRRKNLKEYGMTIDEIEKFSHSVMKNQQRLLKNNYVSMEIKDMEEIYKSLY, from the coding sequence ATGAAACTTTTAAGTTTAAATACGGAAATACTAGGTTTTGATACTTCTTCTGAATTTGCAAAAGAATTAAATTTAAATGAAAAAGACCTAGTTTTTACAAACAGAAGAATATATGAAGGAAGTTTTAAATCTTTAGATTTAAAATGTAATTATGTCTTAAAGGACAAATATAATTTCAATGAACCTAATGATGAAATTATAGATGAAATTTTTAAAGATATAAAAAATATAGATTTTAATAGAGTTATAGCTATTGGTGGAGGATCAATTCTAGATGTAGGTAAACTTTTAGCTTTAAAAGATGTAGATAGTACAAAGAAACTATTTAAAAGAGAACTTCCTATAATAAGAGATAAGGAGCTTATTATAGTTCCTACAACTTGTGGTACTGGTAGTGAGGTAACAAACATATCTATTGTGGAAATAAAGAGTGAAAATACTAAGTTAGGTTTAGCAGTAGATGAACTTTATGCAGATAAAGGAGTTTTAATTCCTGAACTTTGTAAAACAATGCCTTATAAAGCTTTTGTTTATAGTTCTATTGATGCATTAATACATAGTATAGAAGGATTTTTATCTCCAAACTCTACTCCTTACACAGATTTATTTGCTTTTAAAGCAATTGAAATGATTTTAAGTGGATATAAAGAGATAATAGAAAAAGGTGAAGAGTATAGAAATACTATAATGGATAAATTTTTAATTGCAAGCAATTATGCAGGAATAGCCTTTGGAAATGCAGGAGTTGGTGCAGTTCATGCCTTATCTTATCCTTTAGGAGGAAAATATCATGTTCCTCATGGAGAGGCAAATTATCAATTTTTAATGGCAGTATTAAATTTCTACAAGAAAAACAATGGTGATGGAAAAATTAGCGAATTAACAAAATTAATAAGCAGTATTATAAATGCAAAGGAAGAGGATTGTTATTTAGAGTTAGAAAACTTATTAAATAATCTTATTAGAAGAAAAAATTTAAAAGAATATGGTATGACAATTGATGAAATTGAAAAATTTTCTCATAGTGTAATGAAAAATCAACAAAGATTACTTAAAAATAATTATGTATCTATGGAAATAAAAGATATGGAGGAAATTTATAAATCTCTATATTAG
- a CDS encoding response regulator, translating into MGKKILIVEDDPMVALINKRFLENMGFKDILGPVQTEEEIIKVLDKENIDLILLDVYLPKKNGIDILKSLRYKKYLTDVIMITAANSVEEVKRAFAYGVTDYLVKPFEFERFEEAINKYKQKNNLLNKREALSQQDIDVISKSLEEKIELPKGLNQKTLDRIMEFLKENQGKVWTLREIAYELKISNVTIKKYMDYLEDVKKVNVTLTSGNVGRPEYKYTLG; encoded by the coding sequence ATGGGAAAGAAAATACTTATAGTAGAAGATGATCCAATGGTGGCTCTTATTAATAAAAGATTTTTAGAAAATATGGGCTTTAAAGATATATTAGGACCAGTACAAACTGAGGAAGAAATAATAAAGGTATTAGATAAAGAAAATATTGATTTAATTCTTTTAGATGTATATCTTCCTAAGAAAAATGGTATTGATATATTAAAAAGTTTAAGATACAAGAAGTATTTAACTGATGTAATAATGATAACTGCTGCCAATAGTGTTGAAGAGGTGAAAAGAGCCTTTGCTTATGGGGTAACTGATTACTTAGTTAAGCCTTTTGAATTTGAAAGGTTTGAGGAGGCTATAAATAAGTATAAACAAAAAAATAATCTTTTAAATAAGAGAGAGGCTTTAAGTCAGCAGGATATAGATGTTATTTCAAAATCTTTAGAGGAAAAGATTGAATTACCTAAGGGATTAAATCAAAAAACTTTAGATAGGATAATGGAGTTTTTAAAAGAAAACCAAGGAAAGGTTTGGACACTAAGAGAAATAGCCTATGAGTTAAAAATAAGCAATGTAACAATAAAAAAATATATGGATTACTTAGAGGATGTTAAAAAGGTAAATGTAACCCTAACTAGTGGAAATGTTGGGAGACCTGAATATAAATATACTCTAGGCTAA
- a CDS encoding manganese efflux pump MntP has product MSILSIVLTGFGLAMDAFAVSVAKGITLTRVKAKDALKVALFFGGFQALMPLIGWGAGRYFADYIKAFDHWIAFILLGFIGGKMIFEALKEDDEEKAEVAVSMEVSKNKEREFANMKRKEELSAKNLTVLAIATSIDALAVGVSFAFLGISIVQTIIIIGIITFVLCFLGVIIGEKLGDIFKNYAEIVGGVILILIGINILLEHTGIIEKLFS; this is encoded by the coding sequence ATGAGTATTTTATCTATTGTTTTAACTGGTTTTGGCCTTGCTATGGATGCTTTTGCCGTATCAGTTGCTAAGGGAATAACCCTTACTAGAGTAAAAGCTAAAGATGCATTAAAAGTTGCTTTATTCTTTGGAGGATTTCAAGCACTTATGCCTTTAATAGGATGGGGAGCTGGGAGATATTTCGCTGATTATATAAAAGCCTTTGATCATTGGATAGCATTTATATTATTAGGTTTCATAGGGGGAAAAATGATTTTTGAAGCTTTAAAAGAAGATGATGAAGAAAAAGCTGAGGTTGCAGTATCAATGGAAGTTAGCAAAAATAAAGAGAGAGAATTTGCTAATATGAAACGCAAAGAGGAGCTAAGTGCTAAAAATCTTACAGTATTAGCTATTGCAACTAGTATTGATGCTTTAGCAGTTGGTGTTAGTTTTGCATTCTTAGGTATTTCTATAGTTCAAACTATAATAATAATTGGTATTATAACTTTTGTTTTATGTTTTTTAGGGGTAATAATAGGTGAAAAATTAGGAGATATATTTAAAAACTATGCTGAAATAGTAGGTGGAGTTATATTAATTCTTATAGGTATAAATATATTATTAGAACATACAGGAATTATTGAAAAGTTATTTTCTTAG
- a CDS encoding AI-2E family transporter, whose protein sequence is MEFKNNKIKDYIFLSTYIILLIFFFINIKDIMNFLYKFLGIIKPFIWGIAIAFILNIPVKLIEKNLGNSKFFKGMKRSFSITLTFLFFILAITLFILFVIPQLLSSISTLMNSIPEYLSQFEKFLEVNAINNSQSQVMMQNIINELLNMWKEILKVTSQIVGTSLGYLLDFTLGITYGVINFFLSLILAIYMLASKEILISQLKLIIYAFVSKNKADRIIELGKMCNEMFSKFILGQCTEALVIGVLCFIGMIILKMPYALLISVVIGVTALIPVFGAFLGTIPSAFIILIMDPIKALWFIIFIIVLQQLEGNLIYPRVVGSSIGLSALWVMFAMIVGGSLFGIIGMLIGIPIFGVVFKILKRVANRKINEKGIERR, encoded by the coding sequence TTGGAGTTTAAAAATAATAAAATTAAAGATTATATTTTTTTATCAACATATATAATACTTTTAATATTCTTTTTTATAAATATAAAGGATATTATGAACTTTCTTTATAAGTTTTTAGGAATAATAAAGCCTTTTATATGGGGAATAGCCATAGCTTTTATTCTTAATATTCCAGTGAAATTAATAGAAAAAAACTTAGGAAATAGTAAGTTCTTTAAAGGAATGAAAAGAAGTTTTTCAATAACTTTAACATTTCTTTTCTTTATATTAGCTATAACATTATTTATATTATTTGTAATTCCTCAATTATTAAGTAGTATTTCAACTTTAATGAATAGTATTCCAGAATACTTATCTCAATTTGAAAAGTTTTTAGAGGTAAATGCAATAAATAATTCACAGTCACAAGTTATGATGCAAAATATAATTAATGAGTTACTAAATATGTGGAAAGAAATATTAAAGGTAACAAGTCAAATAGTAGGAACCTCCTTAGGTTATTTATTAGACTTTACTTTAGGAATAACTTATGGAGTAATAAATTTCTTTTTATCCTTAATTTTAGCTATATATATGCTAGCAAGTAAAGAAATCTTAATAAGTCAACTAAAACTTATAATATATGCTTTTGTTAGTAAAAATAAGGCAGATAGGATTATAGAACTAGGGAAGATGTGTAATGAAATGTTTTCTAAATTCATATTAGGGCAGTGCACAGAGGCGTTAGTTATAGGAGTTTTATGCTTTATAGGGATGATAATTTTAAAAATGCCATATGCTTTATTAATAAGTGTAGTAATTGGAGTAACAGCATTAATACCTGTTTTTGGAGCCTTTTTAGGTACAATACCCTCAGCATTTATAATACTAATAATGGATCCTATTAAGGCTCTTTGGTTTATTATATTTATAATAGTTCTTCAGCAATTAGAAGGAAATCTAATATATCCAAGGGTTGTTGGAAGCTCTATAGGATTATCTGCCCTGTGGGTTATGTTTGCTATGATAGTTGGAGGAAGTTTATTTGGAATAATAGGAATGTTAATAGGAATTCCTATCTTTGGTGTAGTCTTTAAAATCTTAAAGAGAGTAGCTAATAGGAAGATAAATGAAAAGGGAATTGAAAGAAGATAA
- a CDS encoding ATP-binding protein, translating to MKVKFENKILLWAILITFIPLALSFTLFIEDKLSYMDEDVRNTLKETAFSISEIPFIQEDLNNGEINSRIQEYTKHFIEAINDVDIIVVADMRGVKYSHLDEKQIGQVFVNEDKKEVLTQGSSYYSLMKGSMGETLRWFQPVMYNGKQVGFIMVGKYYNEIQLLTHKTLIKYMGLFILVFLITILISKLFARKVKKAILGMEPEEIAALYKEKKIILNTVSEGIIALNKNNEITEINDNCYKLIDGFSKYKVLKKLLPYIEENKPVEMKEIILQGKKVFVTIQPIMKKGEYLGSVITLMDRNDIRKIAKEITGVDEVVKNLRANVHEFRNNLHVILGLIQLGEYEEARKYILKTQKVHENNSLKFSNVEDYYVRGLLLSRELVAKERGVNFILTEESFLFGNHNYVDSYDIVTILGNLIENAFDSCVCSSIENKEVEVTLYEDDEKIELQVRDNGKPIDNNIKERIFELGVSSKGEGRGTGLSLVKNRVELYDGCIDIEEFNEEKIFIITILKGEK from the coding sequence ATGAAAGTAAAATTTGAAAATAAAATATTATTATGGGCTATACTTATAACTTTCATTCCACTAGCATTATCTTTTACTTTATTTATAGAAGATAAGCTTTCATACATGGATGAAGATGTAAGAAACACCTTAAAAGAGACTGCTTTTAGTATAAGTGAGATTCCTTTTATTCAGGAGGACCTTAATAATGGAGAAATAAACTCAAGAATACAAGAATATACCAAACATTTTATTGAAGCCATAAATGATGTTGATATTATTGTTGTTGCTGATATGAGAGGGGTTAAGTATTCTCATTTAGATGAAAAGCAAATAGGACAGGTATTTGTTAATGAGGATAAGAAAGAGGTTTTAACACAAGGAAGTAGTTATTATTCTTTGATGAAGGGCTCTATGGGAGAAACCTTAAGGTGGTTTCAACCTGTAATGTACAATGGAAAACAAGTCGGTTTTATTATGGTAGGTAAGTATTATAATGAGATTCAACTTTTAACTCATAAGACTTTAATAAAATATATGGGGCTTTTTATTTTAGTTTTTTTAATTACTATATTAATATCTAAACTTTTTGCTAGAAAGGTTAAAAAGGCAATTTTGGGAATGGAACCAGAAGAAATTGCTGCCTTATATAAAGAAAAAAAGATAATATTAAATACGGTAAGCGAAGGTATTATTGCCTTAAATAAAAACAATGAAATAACAGAGATAAATGATAATTGCTATAAGCTTATAGATGGATTTTCAAAGTATAAGGTATTGAAAAAATTATTACCTTATATAGAAGAAAATAAACCTGTAGAAATGAAAGAAATTATACTTCAGGGGAAGAAGGTATTTGTAACTATACAACCTATTATGAAAAAGGGTGAATATTTAGGTTCTGTAATAACTTTAATGGATAGAAATGATATTAGAAAAATTGCAAAAGAGATAACTGGAGTTGATGAGGTTGTTAAGAATCTAAGAGCTAATGTCCATGAATTTAGAAATAATCTACATGTAATTTTAGGATTAATTCAACTAGGTGAATATGAAGAAGCTAGAAAATACATATTAAAAACTCAAAAGGTTCATGAAAATAACTCTTTAAAATTTTCAAACGTAGAGGATTATTACGTGAGAGGATTACTTTTAAGTAGAGAGTTAGTTGCTAAAGAAAGAGGAGTAAACTTTATTTTAACAGAGGAATCATTTTTATTTGGAAATCATAATTATGTTGATTCCTATGATATTGTTACTATTTTAGGTAACTTAATAGAAAATGCTTTTGATTCTTGTGTATGTTCAAGTATTGAGAACAAGGAAGTTGAAGTTACCTTATATGAAGATGATGAAAAGATAGAATTGCAAGTTAGGGATAATGGGAAACCTATAGATAATAATATAAAGGAAAGAATATTTGAATTAGGAGTTTCCTCAAAGGGAGAAGGAAGAGGAACAGGATTATCATTAGTTAAGAATAGAGTTGAGCTTTATGATGGTTGTATTGATATTGAGGAATTCAATGAAGAGAAAATATTTATTATAACTATTTTAAAAGGAGAAAAATAA
- a CDS encoding MarR family winged helix-turn-helix transcriptional regulator, with protein sequence MDLKALNPNGNAFLVSFTKAKKTYKKFISPTLNDLGLTHNEFEILVFLQENLEYNTAKDIVEFSGLSKGLISRSIESLLKKEMLSIKKDDKDKRIFRLYISPSANETLNILNKVSNRFFKLLLEDLKDEELIFFDEVLNKMIKNLNNLRI encoded by the coding sequence ATGGATTTAAAAGCTCTTAATCCTAATGGAAATGCTTTTTTAGTTTCTTTTACTAAAGCAAAAAAAACATATAAAAAATTTATTTCACCAACATTAAATGATTTGGGATTAACGCATAATGAATTTGAAATATTAGTTTTCTTACAGGAAAATTTAGAATATAATACTGCAAAGGATATAGTCGAATTTTCAGGTCTTTCTAAAGGATTAATTTCAAGATCTATAGAAAGCTTATTAAAAAAAGAAATGCTATCAATAAAAAAAGATGACAAAGACAAAAGAATATTTAGATTATACATATCTCCCTCTGCTAATGAAACACTTAATATTTTAAACAAAGTAAGTAATAGATTTTTTAAGTTATTATTAGAAGATTTAAAAGATGAGGAACTTATATTTTTCGATGAAGTTTTAAATAAAATGATTAAAAATCTAAATAACTTAAGAATCTAA